DNA sequence from the Sulfurimonas sediminis genome:
GAGAGAACTTTGTCATGAAGCGCCTTTTTATATTCTAGGGCCGTTAGTTACTGATATTGCGGCAGGATATGATCATATCTCTTCTGCAATCGGTGCCGCTGTCGGTGGATGGCACGGAGCGAGTATGCTTTGTTATGTGACACCAAAAGAGCATCTTGGTCTTCCAAATGCAGATGATGTCCGTGAAGGAATTATCGCGTATAAAATTGCGGCACATGCTGCGGATATTGCCAGAGGTCGTAAAGGTGCGCGTGATATTGATGATGCTATGAGTGATGCACGCTACACATTTGACTGGGAAAAACAGTTTGAACTGGCACTTGACAGCGAAAGAGCACGGGAATACCATGATGAGACACTGCCTCAAGATGTATTTAAAGAAGCAGAATTCTGTTCTATGTGTGGGCCTAAATTTTGTTCATACAAAATTACACAGGAAATTATGGACAACCCTGAGGGAATAGAAAGAATTATTCAGGACAATAAAGATAAAGAAGCGGCAGAAGAAGCTGCGGCACTTGTTTAAAATAAAGCTAAAAAGTTATTGATTTAAAACAAGACAATATTTATCTTATTTAGATATAGTACACTTTACAAAATAAAAATTGTTCACTGTTTAAACAGCCGAAGTGTTTCGGAACCTGTCCTGATGGATGGACTGAAAACAGTATAAAAATTAAATAAATTAAAGGAAAACGAATGACTGAAGAAATTGTAAAATCGGCACTCTCAAAAGTTATGTATCCAGGATTTACCAAAGATATCGTAACATTTGGTTTTGTAAAAGATATAGCAATCAACGGAAATGATGTAAGTTTCACTGTTGAAATTACATCATCAGCACCGGAAGTGGCTGCACAGATAGTTGACGAAGCAGAAAAAGAGTTGAAAAATGCAGGTGCAGGTAAAGTTACTGTAAATATTAAAGCACCGCAAATGCCAAAAGAGAGTTCGTCTCAAGGTAAAAATATCGCACCGCAAATTAAAAACTTTTTGATGGTGAGTTCAGGTAAAGGTGGTGTTGGAAAATCAACTACTGCTGTAAATATTGCAATTGCACTTGCGCAACAAGGCAAAAAAGTAGGTCTTTTGGATGCTGACATTTATGGTCCGAATATTCCTCGTATGTTAGGTATTTCTGATCAAAAACCGGAAGTAACAGGAAACAAAGTGCTTCCGATGAAAGCATACGGCATAGAAGTTATGTCTATGGGCTCACTCATGGAAGAAGGGCAGTCGTTAATCTGGCGTGGTGCTATGATTATGAAAGCGATAGAGCAATTCTTGCGTGATATTTTATGGTCAGAATTGGATGTTTTGGTAATCGATATGCCACCAGGAACAGGTGATGCGCAGCTTTCACTTGCACAGTCTGTTCCTGTAACTGCAGGTCTGACCGTAACAACACCACAGTCTGTTTCTCTTGATGATTCGCGCCGTTCACTCGACATGTTTAAAAAATTAAATATTCCTATTGCTGGAATTGTTGAAAATATGAGCGGATTTATTGCACCTGACACCGGTGTTGAGTATGATATTTTTGGAAAGGGAACATCTCAGCCAATGGCGGATGAATTTGATACGAAAATAATCGCCGAAATTCCAATTGAACCGGCTATCCGTACCGGTGGAGACGAAGGAAAACCAATTATTTTTGCAGACCCGTCATCAGAAACAGCAAAACGTTATATGAAAGCTGCCGAGTCTATCTGGAGTACAATTGAAGAGATCAATGCAAACGGCGGAGTGGACAACCAGTCTGTTCAGCCGACAACACCACCAGGTGTAAGTGCATGTTCAACAGGTTCTTCATCATCACAACAGCAACAAAGCAGTGGCGGCGGATGCGGCTGTAGTTAAAAAGTTATAAATAAGCAGCGCTTTTGCGTTGCTTAGTCTCTTTCTAACCTTTTCTATCGTAAATTTTCATCCTCTGACATCTCCGGTTTATACTCAACAATTTTATTTCTTCCTGTCGTTTTTGCCACATACAAAGCAGTATCTGCATATTTAATACATTTCCAAATCGTATCCCCGTCTTTAGGAAACTTGGATATACCTATACTCATGGTTTTTTGTATGGTTTTTCCGTTGCCGACATCAAAAATAAGTTTTGAAAATTCAGAGTGAATTTTTGAAGCAATCATTTTTGTTCCTTCATCTGTGGCATTGTGCAGCAGGACAACAAACTCTTCTCCGCCGTATCGAATAGCCAGGTCTGATTCTCTGATACTGCTGCGAAGTACTTCTCCTATTTTGGCAATGACTATGTCTCCTACATCATGCCCGTAGGTGTCATTGACTTTTTTAAAGAAATCAACATCAAGCATTAAAACACTGTATGTTGTATTGTCCCGTTTTGCCTGATTTGCAAAAGTGTCTATAAACTCTTCGAGAAATCTTCTGTTATAAAGTCCTGTCATTGCGTCTCTGAGAGAGGTGTCACGGAGTTTTGACATTAAAATTTTACTCTCTATAACCGGTTTAGCCGCTTCAAGATAGTTTTCAATACTTTTAATAAAACTATTGACTCTGTTTAATTCATTTTTCTCTTTGGTTGTAATGGAAATGACAAGAGAGTTTTCATCATTAATTGTAAAAGGAATACATATATACTCCAATCCTTCACAACTGCATTCTCGGCATAAATTGACAAATTCACTTGAGATTACTGCTGTATTTGTTCTGTGTGCTCTGCATAATGACGCTTCTTCGTCCACTTTGTCATTACAGACACTTTTGCCGTTGGAGATATAAATAAGCTTTCTTGTGGCCTTGAGTGTATCTATTTCATAAAATGCAAAATGGGAAAGCTTATATTTATTACTCAGTACATCTATAATTCTTTGATAGACTATCTCTTTAGTAAGATCATGTTCTATCGTCTTTTTGAATTTATATATATCTGAGAGTTCCCCGATGATTGTTTTTGCTTCATGAAGAGGGTCACTTGAAGAGACACATCCCTGGGGAATAAATGTTGCAAGGTTGTATTTTATATCGCCAAAGGTCTCCTGCATCTTTCGAAAGAGCGTATTGAGCTGGTCGACAATATTTTTTGCATCACCTTTGACTTTTGTGGTAAATTCATAGGAAAAGTCTCCCTTATAAGCTTTTCTTATTCCTTTTTGCATATTGGAGAAAAGCTCCATATAGGGTGTCACATAATGGTTGATCAGCAGTAATACAATGACAATGAAAAGAAGATTTATCCCAAGTATTTTTAAAATAGTGAACATCCCTGCATTGCGCATATCGGTAATATCAAATTCCATACTGATGGCTCCGAGTGTATCTCCGCGCTGAACATTATGACAGGAGAGGCAGTTTGGACCGTTTGCAACTGTGGCTTTATACGGGATTGTAATTCTAAGCATGGAGTTTTCAGTCGATTCTGAAATTTTCTGAACCGTTTCCCCTGTTTTTAAAACTTCTTCATCAATCGCATCTCTTACTGTTTCACTGTTAAAGCCTTTTCCGTATTGTTTGATGACTTTGTCAGAACGGAC
Encoded proteins:
- a CDS encoding GGDEF domain-containing protein yields the protein MQTKSKLLLFVALMLLGLGLATIVNVSLNFREYSIKDATQRATMAAAIVKDGLTAHMVNGIMDKRSYFLNQISSNNDKIKNLWIVRSDKVIKQYGKGFNSETVRDAIDEEVLKTGETVQKISESTENSMLRITIPYKATVANGPNCLSCHNVQRGDTLGAISMEFDITDMRNAGMFTILKILGINLLFIVIVLLLINHYVTPYMELFSNMQKGIRKAYKGDFSYEFTTKVKGDAKNIVDQLNTLFRKMQETFGDIKYNLATFIPQGCVSSSDPLHEAKTIIGELSDIYKFKKTIEHDLTKEIVYQRIIDVLSNKYKLSHFAFYEIDTLKATRKLIYISNGKSVCNDKVDEEASLCRAHRTNTAVISSEFVNLCRECSCEGLEYICIPFTINDENSLVISITTKEKNELNRVNSFIKSIENYLEAAKPVIESKILMSKLRDTSLRDAMTGLYNRRFLEEFIDTFANQAKRDNTTYSVLMLDVDFFKKVNDTYGHDVGDIVIAKIGEVLRSSIRESDLAIRYGGEEFVVLLHNATDEGTKMIASKIHSEFSKLIFDVGNGKTIQKTMSIGISKFPKDGDTIWKCIKYADTALYVAKTTGRNKIVEYKPEMSEDENLR
- a CDS encoding Mrp/NBP35 family ATP-binding protein, whose protein sequence is MTEEIVKSALSKVMYPGFTKDIVTFGFVKDIAINGNDVSFTVEITSSAPEVAAQIVDEAEKELKNAGAGKVTVNIKAPQMPKESSSQGKNIAPQIKNFLMVSSGKGGVGKSTTAVNIAIALAQQGKKVGLLDADIYGPNIPRMLGISDQKPEVTGNKVLPMKAYGIEVMSMGSLMEEGQSLIWRGAMIMKAIEQFLRDILWSELDVLVIDMPPGTGDAQLSLAQSVPVTAGLTVTTPQSVSLDDSRRSLDMFKKLNIPIAGIVENMSGFIAPDTGVEYDIFGKGTSQPMADEFDTKIIAEIPIEPAIRTGGDEGKPIIFADPSSETAKRYMKAAESIWSTIEEINANGGVDNQSVQPTTPPGVSACSTGSSSSQQQQSSGGGCGCS